One region of Prosthecobacter fusiformis genomic DNA includes:
- a CDS encoding Ig domain-containing protein: MKFWTFLLIVAASLASSVRAATINWSASINHGFSLENGSELPTGSMVRLGWFRDPSTGLQMTDTEIQNLKTTPVLLNDYFVEAGRSTIGSGFTPALPGHFAAVTTLDSSGSGPSFAGKQMYLWVLDASTVVAATQQAILYWNTADTTTNPDATSDKPGVRWRFPVQVSFPGTTTIDVTDLTVGTGFLASGARLVVGSYSNSTSSATNMANFSLAALEQPLDVSTPSALVGGSVGETYFKSLEAIEGKPVYEWTVIGGTLPDGLSLSSAGVISGRPTFAGIFNFIVQAADKTPTAVSKSFTIVIAKIPLAITNSSQLPDAGQHAPYALNFTANGGTAPYTWTVASGSLPAGMSLSNSGVLSGTSAVTGVAEFTVKCTDEGGLETTQDFTLNVHGVTIVSSANLNTGFLNLPYLQMLDAVGGKAPYTWTLSAGALPDGLNLSSTGILSFTPTVMGSTSFTLQARDDLGYTTTKEFTLNVLGTLTKPGVTAPTFPPAIVGGVYSYQLSASNNPTKYSAKGLPSGLTLNTKTGLITGRPKVSGVFAVQLTSTNAAGVSPVRTAGLQVSALPTGVVGTYLGFIAHDVSVNGNLGGRLDLATTSLGAYTLKLTQGAKVTTLKGQMDVELDTNPKINITSGLNKVALELGLSNDLLTGSVTNIGVGGSSASVGGWRRVWKTATNPASTRHGYYSMGIDPTTFTSPNPIPMGTGYASGVVGLDGGLKLTGRTADGNTITTAGFIGPNGEVLVYQILYSKLGSLAGRLAINLEAGKGYEENVIEGTLTWIKPQTITRTYPKGFGPLPMVVYGKYLAASYTFWNLTGMPDPSKTAKLNFADGGVELSGTVPDVESFTFTDAGKVVMPLAGSIENPGRATLVIPFSSKATFGLNGSFKGTFRLVDGSLIRNVTYQGMFIRTKDDKDKDDEDEDDEDDEDKNFKYKAFGYFLLPQIPKGTEKTTTSPILSGQVTITQ, translated from the coding sequence ATGAAATTTTGGACTTTTCTACTTATCGTTGCGGCATCGCTCGCGTCCTCTGTCCGTGCTGCGACCATTAACTGGTCAGCCAGTATAAATCACGGCTTCAGCCTCGAAAATGGCAGTGAACTGCCAACTGGGTCGATGGTGCGTCTTGGATGGTTTCGAGATCCTTCCACCGGGTTGCAAATGACCGATACGGAAATTCAAAACCTAAAAACGACTCCTGTATTGTTGAACGATTACTTTGTCGAGGCTGGGCGCTCTACGATCGGGAGTGGTTTTACCCCTGCGCTTCCTGGTCACTTCGCAGCCGTAACAACGCTTGATAGCAGTGGTAGCGGGCCCTCATTTGCGGGTAAGCAAATGTATCTGTGGGTCTTGGATGCTTCTACCGTAGTCGCAGCCACACAGCAGGCTATCCTTTATTGGAACACTGCGGATACCACCACCAATCCCGATGCAACGTCTGACAAGCCCGGTGTTCGTTGGCGCTTCCCCGTTCAGGTGTCATTTCCTGGAACCACGACCATTGATGTGACCGATCTCACTGTGGGGACCGGATTTCTGGCGTCGGGGGCTCGGCTAGTGGTGGGGAGTTACTCCAATTCAACATCTAGCGCTACAAACATGGCAAACTTCAGCCTCGCAGCTTTGGAGCAACCCTTGGATGTAAGCACTCCCTCAGCTCTGGTCGGCGGCTCCGTTGGTGAGACCTATTTTAAATCGCTTGAAGCGATTGAGGGCAAGCCTGTATATGAATGGACAGTGATTGGGGGCACCTTGCCTGATGGCCTTTCGTTAAGTTCCGCAGGTGTTATTTCCGGACGTCCTACTTTTGCTGGTATCTTTAATTTTATCGTTCAAGCAGCGGATAAAACTCCAACTGCGGTCAGCAAGTCTTTCACCATAGTGATTGCGAAAATTCCGCTGGCCATCACAAATTCTTCACAGCTTCCTGATGCAGGCCAGCATGCTCCCTATGCACTTAATTTCACAGCTAATGGTGGCACTGCACCCTACACTTGGACTGTCGCCTCCGGTTCTTTGCCAGCGGGCATGTCGTTGAGTAATAGCGGCGTCTTGTCAGGAACTTCGGCTGTCACAGGAGTCGCGGAATTCACGGTGAAATGCACGGATGAGGGCGGCCTTGAAACGACGCAGGATTTTACGTTGAATGTGCATGGGGTCACAATCGTATCCTCCGCCAACTTGAATACAGGCTTCTTGAATCTGCCGTATTTGCAGATGCTTGACGCGGTTGGTGGCAAAGCACCTTACACCTGGACGTTGAGTGCTGGGGCACTTCCAGACGGGCTGAATCTTAGCTCAACTGGTATCTTGAGCTTTACCCCCACGGTGATGGGGTCAACAAGCTTTACTCTACAGGCGCGGGATGACCTGGGTTACACAACGACGAAGGAGTTTACTCTCAATGTCCTGGGTACACTTACCAAGCCGGGGGTGACTGCACCGACATTTCCTCCAGCCATTGTCGGAGGCGTTTACAGCTATCAGCTGTCCGCTTCCAACAATCCGACAAAATATAGCGCCAAGGGCTTGCCCTCAGGCCTGACTTTAAACACCAAGACAGGTTTGATTACCGGTCGGCCCAAGGTATCCGGTGTATTTGCAGTGCAGCTGACATCAACGAATGCGGCAGGGGTAAGCCCTGTCCGGACGGCAGGCCTGCAAGTGAGCGCATTACCAACGGGTGTGGTCGGAACTTATCTTGGGTTCATCGCCCACGATGTGAGTGTGAATGGAAACTTGGGAGGTCGCCTTGACCTGGCAACAACTAGTTTGGGGGCTTACACCTTGAAACTGACTCAAGGTGCCAAGGTAACGACGCTTAAAGGCCAGATGGATGTCGAACTGGACACGAACCCCAAGATTAACATCACTTCGGGACTTAACAAAGTCGCTTTGGAATTGGGGCTGAGCAATGATCTGCTGACGGGCAGCGTGACCAATATCGGCGTGGGTGGAAGCAGTGCCAGCGTTGGTGGCTGGCGTCGGGTGTGGAAAACCGCAACGAACCCGGCAAGTACACGTCATGGTTATTATAGTATGGGGATTGATCCCACAACCTTCACCAGTCCTAATCCGATCCCGATGGGAACGGGGTATGCGAGCGGTGTGGTGGGACTTGATGGTGGACTTAAGTTGACCGGGCGTACGGCTGATGGCAATACCATCACCACCGCAGGATTTATTGGCCCGAATGGTGAGGTCCTGGTTTATCAGATATTGTATTCAAAGTTAGGCTCATTGGCAGGCCGCCTTGCAATCAATTTAGAGGCTGGCAAAGGTTATGAGGAAAATGTGATCGAGGGCACACTGACGTGGATCAAGCCGCAGACGATCACACGGACTTATCCGAAAGGGTTTGGACCGTTGCCGATGGTCGTTTACGGGAAGTATCTGGCCGCCTCCTATACTTTTTGGAATTTGACGGGAATGCCTGATCCCTCGAAGACTGCCAAGTTGAACTTCGCCGATGGTGGCGTGGAACTTTCGGGAACGGTTCCAGATGTTGAATCATTCACTTTTACTGATGCGGGGAAAGTGGTCATGCCACTGGCCGGAAGCATAGAAAACCCTGGGCGGGCAACCTTGGTGATTCCGTTCAGCTCTAAAGCGACGTTTGGCCTCAATGGCAGCTTTAAAGGAACTTTCCGTTTGGTTGATGGCTCCCTGATACGAAATGTGACCTATCAAGGTATGTTTATTCGCACGAAGGACGATAAGGATAAGGACGATGAGGATGAGGACGATGAGGACGATGAGGATAAGAATTTTAAGTATAAGGCGTTTGGTTACTTCCTGCTGCCGCAGATTCCTAAGGGAACGGAGAAAACTACGACATCCCCTATCTTGTCAGGACAGGTAACAATCACCCAGTAA